In Antedon mediterranea chromosome 10, ecAntMedi1.1, whole genome shotgun sequence, one genomic interval encodes:
- the LOC140060404 gene encoding uncharacterized protein, whose product MGCGSSLQKNSVVFTENEIVKGKSMEKNNQTTEKNPKTIEKEKQQNGDSKNVYDTEDAKDEKENSQQKSEKKEEELKDQDDNSDENDLDMDVKLYELTIRQQNVDVKPESQEALDNCKSEITRAMEFLQNVVDFKNEQILISIEVIKKSYSKWTKYRPLLGQHLCNVGFPSLFTKYWIELNKLDLFDQENVVELKVFKAMNLVAWNYSDASVAICEELGKAGAVPLLLSSFTQNELLPDVITNPVIIHVKSSLGILNNMVRLFPDNIQILRDNDAVKKLLDYSSVKFLILKANCFIILSFLITDDEVSLLENMGTAVGFIINLLTTSLTSGKARGYSTSEILLALNNLAGNDENKVKIVVSNGLAQLDRGLKKNAKSILILSSMLCWKLAFIQENRVKMRKEQSLIDGLKRLKNSESHKLKATCAGALWEIFEGQPEEQLSEDSPVLTLSQKHVMLSYQWDVQPRIIQLKQKLQNAGYNVWMDIDQMEGDILGAMADAVENAAVILTCISKKYKDSTSCRTEATYAYKQNKAIIPLIVEQGYVADGWLGALIGTLIYFPMFDDSKLETEINRIVSEIGDRGKMQKGQQTEHTEIIPVATSIVKCGKDSTDSPFISAAKVAVAEMVSMTITPPTAAKTSMTAPTTIAANNTTNIAGWTTSDVEKWLKKVKLEECRSAMENVDGDILIQMYKMSKDAPEFFYSRLERDFDMTHLLQVLKFKSALEKLICPGS is encoded by the exons ATGGGTTGCGGCTCAAGTCTACAGAAGAATAGTGTAGTATTTACAGAAAACGAAATTGTAAAAGGCAAAAGCATGGAAAAAAACAACCAAACAACTGAGAAAAATccaaaaacaatagaaaaagaAAAGCAGCAAAATGGCGATTCAAAGAATGTTTATGATACTGAGGATGCGAAAGATGAGAAAGAAAATTCTCAACAAAAAAGCGAAAAAAAAGAAGAGGAACTCAAAGATCAGGATGACAATTCAGATGAGAATGATTTGGACATGGACGTTAAGTTGTACGAGTTGACGATACGACAACAGAATGTTGACGTGAAACCTGAATCACAAGAAGCGTTAGATAATTGCAAATCAGAAATAACTCGGGCAATGGAATTTCTTCAAAATGTGgttgattttaaaaatgaacaGATTTTAATAAGCATTGAAGTGATCAAAAAAAGTTATTCAAAGTGGACTAAATACCGACCACTTCTTGGCCAGCACTTGTGTAATGTTGGATTTCCaagtttatttacaaaatattggATTGAATTAAACAAATTGGATTTATTTGATCAGGAAAATGTAGTAGAGCTGAAAGTGTTTAAAGCGATGAATTTAGTAGCATGGAATTATTCTGATGCTTCAGTCGCTATCTGCGAAGAGCTTGGAAAAGCTGGTGCTGTACCGCTACTACTCTCAAGCTTCACACAGAACGAACTTTTACCCGATGTCATAACGAACCCTGTTATTATTCATGTCAAAAGTAGTCTGGGTATTTTGAATAACATGGTGCGGCTTTTTCCTGACAATATTCAGATTTTGCGTGACAACGACGCTGTCAAAAAACTTCTTGATTACTCATCAGTCAAatttttaattctaaaagcgaattgtttcattattttgtcttttttaatcACGGACGATGAAGTCAGTTTATTGGAGAACATGGGAACGGCTGTTGGCTTTATTATCAACCTTCTTACAACCTCGTTGACATCCGGTAAAGCACGAGGTTACAGTACTTCAGAAATTCTTCTAGCTTTGAACAATCTTGCGGGTAATGATGAAAACAAAGTTAAGATAGTGGTGAGTAATGGACTTGCTCAGTTAGACAGAGGacttaaaaaaaatgcaaagtCAATACTTATTTTGTCGTCCATGCTTTGTTGGAAACTGGCTTTCATTCAAGAAAACCGAGTAAAAATGCGAAAGGAACAGAGTCTTATAGACG GATTGAAAAGGCTAAAGAATTCTGAAAGCCATAAACTGAAAGCAACATGTGCTGGTGCACTATGGGAAATATTCGAGGGCCAACCTGAAGAACAATTAAGTGAGGATTCTCCTGTTCTTACTTTGTCACAGAAGCATGTGATGCTCAGCTACCAATGGGATGTCCAGCCAAGAATTATCCAATTGAAGCAGAAACTTCAAAATGCTGGTTACAATGTTTGGATGGATATTGACCAAATGG AAGGTGACATACTAGGTGCTATGGCTGATGCCGTTGAAAATGCTGCAGTCATTTTAACCTGCATTTCTAAGAAGTACAAAGACAGTACAAGTTGTAGAACAG aAGCCACATATGCTTACAAGCAAAACAAGGCAATTATCCCTTTGATTGTTGAGCAGGGCTACGTGGCCGACGGGTGGCTTGGCGCCCTAATAGGTACCCTTATCTACTTCCCCATGTTTGATGACTCAAAATTAGAAACGGAGATCAATCGAATCGTAAGCGAGATTGGTGATAGAGGTAAAATGCAGAAAGGGCAGCAAACAGAACATACAG AAATTATTCCTGTCGCAACTTCAATAGTGAAGTGTGGTAAAGACTCAACTGATAGTCCTTTCATCTCGGCTGCAAAGGTAGCAGTGGCTGAAATGGTATCAATGACTATAACACCACCAACAGCTGCAAAGACATCAATGACAGCACCGACAACAATTGCTGCAAATAATACGACAAATATAGCTGGCTGGACGACTTCTGATGTCGAGAAGTGGTTGAAAAAGGTTAAACTTGAAGAATGCCGCTCTGCAATGGAGAATGTTGATGGCGACATTCTGATTCAGATGTACAAGATGTCAAAGGATGCACCAGAGTTTTTCTACTCAAGGCTGGAAAGAGATTTTGATATGACACATTTGCTGCAGGTACTGAAGTTTAAAAGTGCATTGGAGAAACTTATATGTCCAGGAAGCTGA